Proteins encoded together in one Stigmatella aurantiaca window:
- the acnA gene encoding aconitate hydratase AcnA translates to MTDSFGTKSQLKVGSKTYDFYSLGKLAQKNPAVSRLPLSLKVLLENLLRHEDGRVVKKEHVEKMLAWDPKATPDTEISFHPARVLLQDFTGVPAVVDLAAMREALASMGGDPAKINPRNPADLVIDHSVQVDSFATTASYKENAELEFERNRERYAFLRWGSNAFKNFGVVPPDIGICHQVNLEYLAQVTFRQGNVVCPDTLVGTDSHTTMINGIGVVGWGVGGIEAEAALLGQPITMLIPQVVGFKLTGQLPAGATATDLVLTVTQMLRKKGVVGKFVEFYGNGVKNLSLPDRATIANMAPEYGATIGFFPVDEESLAYLRFTGRPDEVVALTEAYCKEQGLFRLDSAQDPAFSDTLELDLATVVPSLAGPKRPQDRVPLTDMKGAYEKALVEMLAAGKSKGEDDEGGGKKAPAAAVPPERLQQTSTVTAGSESYKLGHGAVVIAAITSCTNTSNPAVLVGAGLLAKKAVERGLTSKPWVKTSLAPGSRVVTEYLKEAGLLPYLEGVGFHVVGYGCTTCIGNSGPLTEPVANAVTEGDLVVAAVLSGNRNFEGRINPHVRMNYLASPPLVVAYALAGDVNRNLDKEPVGHDRNGKPVFLKDIWPSDEEIREVIRTAVKPEQFRTQYAHAMEGDTLWQQLQVNKGNTFQWEPKSTYVRKPPFFENLPKEPAALKDIHGAHVLAVLGDSVTTDHISPAGNIAKNSPAAKYLMAEGVEPKDFNSYGARRGNHEVMVRGTFANIRLKNLLVPGVEGGVTVHIPTREKTTIYDASMKYQQEGTPLVVLAGAEYGTGSSRDWAAKGTQLLGVKAVIAKSFERIHRSNLVGMGVLPLQFEAGQDAQSLGLTGHEKFTITGVSEGLAPQKMLTVKAEGEGGTKEFKALCRIDTPNELDYYRHGGILQYVLRQLAKA, encoded by the coding sequence CTCCCTCAAGGTGCTCCTGGAGAACCTGCTGCGCCACGAGGACGGGCGCGTGGTGAAGAAGGAGCACGTGGAGAAGATGCTGGCGTGGGACCCCAAGGCCACGCCCGACACGGAGATCTCCTTCCACCCGGCGCGCGTGCTGCTGCAGGACTTCACGGGCGTGCCGGCGGTGGTGGACCTGGCGGCCATGCGCGAGGCGCTGGCGTCCATGGGCGGCGACCCGGCGAAGATCAACCCCCGCAACCCCGCGGACCTGGTCATCGACCACTCCGTGCAGGTGGACTCCTTCGCCACCACGGCCTCCTATAAGGAGAACGCGGAGCTGGAGTTCGAGCGCAACCGGGAGCGCTATGCCTTCCTGCGCTGGGGCTCCAACGCGTTCAAGAACTTCGGCGTGGTACCGCCGGACATCGGCATCTGCCACCAGGTGAACCTGGAGTACCTGGCCCAGGTGACGTTCCGCCAGGGCAACGTGGTGTGCCCTGACACGCTCGTGGGCACCGACAGCCATACGACGATGATCAACGGCATCGGCGTGGTGGGCTGGGGCGTGGGCGGCATCGAGGCCGAGGCGGCGCTGCTGGGCCAGCCCATCACGATGCTCATTCCGCAGGTGGTGGGCTTCAAGCTGACGGGCCAGCTGCCCGCGGGCGCCACCGCCACGGACCTGGTGCTCACCGTCACCCAGATGCTCCGCAAGAAGGGCGTGGTGGGCAAGTTCGTGGAGTTCTACGGCAACGGCGTGAAGAACCTGTCGCTGCCGGACCGCGCCACCATCGCCAACATGGCGCCCGAGTACGGGGCCACCATCGGCTTCTTCCCGGTGGACGAGGAGAGCCTGGCGTACCTGCGCTTCACCGGCCGTCCGGACGAGGTGGTGGCGCTCACCGAGGCGTACTGCAAGGAGCAGGGGCTGTTCCGGCTGGACAGCGCGCAGGACCCCGCCTTCAGCGACACGCTGGAGCTGGACCTGGCCACGGTGGTGCCGAGCCTGGCGGGCCCCAAGCGGCCCCAGGACCGCGTGCCCCTCACGGACATGAAGGGCGCCTACGAGAAGGCGCTCGTGGAGATGCTGGCGGCCGGCAAGAGCAAGGGCGAGGACGACGAGGGCGGCGGCAAGAAGGCCCCCGCGGCGGCCGTGCCCCCGGAGCGCCTGCAGCAGACCTCCACCGTGACGGCGGGCAGCGAGAGCTACAAGCTGGGCCACGGCGCGGTGGTCATCGCCGCCATCACCTCGTGCACCAACACCTCCAACCCGGCGGTGCTGGTGGGCGCGGGTCTGCTGGCCAAGAAGGCCGTGGAGCGTGGCCTGACGTCCAAGCCCTGGGTGAAGACGAGCCTGGCGCCGGGCAGCCGCGTGGTGACCGAGTACCTCAAGGAGGCGGGCCTCCTTCCGTACCTGGAGGGCGTGGGCTTCCACGTGGTGGGCTACGGGTGCACCACGTGCATCGGCAACTCGGGCCCCCTGACGGAGCCTGTCGCCAACGCCGTGACGGAGGGCGACCTCGTGGTGGCCGCGGTGCTCTCGGGCAACCGCAACTTCGAGGGCCGCATCAACCCGCACGTGCGCATGAACTACCTGGCCTCGCCGCCGCTCGTGGTGGCGTACGCGCTGGCGGGCGACGTGAACCGGAACCTGGACAAGGAGCCGGTGGGCCATGACCGCAACGGCAAGCCGGTGTTCCTCAAGGACATCTGGCCCTCGGACGAGGAGATCCGCGAGGTCATCCGCACGGCGGTGAAGCCCGAGCAGTTCCGCACCCAGTACGCCCACGCGATGGAGGGCGACACGCTCTGGCAGCAGCTCCAGGTGAACAAGGGCAACACGTTCCAGTGGGAGCCGAAGTCCACCTACGTGCGCAAGCCGCCCTTCTTCGAGAACCTGCCCAAGGAGCCGGCCGCGCTCAAGGACATCCACGGCGCGCACGTGCTGGCGGTGCTGGGCGACTCGGTGACGACGGACCACATCTCGCCCGCGGGCAACATCGCCAAGAACAGCCCGGCGGCCAAGTACCTCATGGCCGAGGGCGTGGAGCCCAAGGACTTCAACTCCTACGGCGCGCGCCGCGGCAACCACGAGGTGATGGTGCGCGGCACCTTCGCCAACATCCGCCTGAAGAACCTGCTGGTTCCCGGGGTGGAGGGGGGCGTGACGGTGCACATCCCCACGCGCGAGAAGACGACCATCTACGACGCCTCCATGAAGTACCAGCAGGAGGGCACGCCGCTGGTGGTGCTCGCCGGCGCCGAGTACGGCACGGGCTCCAGCCGTGACTGGGCGGCCAAGGGCACGCAGCTCCTGGGCGTGAAGGCCGTCATCGCCAAGAGCTTCGAGCGCATCCACCGCTCGAACCTGGTGGGCATGGGCGTGCTGCCGCTGCAGTTCGAGGCGGGCCAGGACGCGCAGTCCCTGGGGCTCACCGGCCATGAGAAGTTCACCATCACCGGCGTCTCCGAGGGCCTGGCGCCCCAGAAGATGCTCACGGTGAAGGCCGAGGGTGAGGGCGGCACGAAGGAGTTCAAGGCGCTGTGCCGCATCGACACGCCCAACGAGCTCGACTACTACCGCCACGGCGGCATCCTGCAGTACGTGCTGCGCCAGCTCGCCAAGGCGTAA
- the asnS gene encoding asparagine--tRNA ligase — MQVISVKKALAGAVSAGDKVEVRGWVRTRRDSKAGISFVNVSDGSCFDPIQVVAPNTLPNYEKEVLHLTTGASVICRGTLVQSQGKGQTFEVQADEVQVLGLVDDPDTYPIQPKQHTLEFLREVAHLRVRTNTFSSITRVRHSAMQAIHRFFHEEGFFWVNTPIITASDAEGAGQMFRVSTLDALNPPRTPEGKVDWHKDFFGKEAYLTVSGQLNVEAYCLAMSKVYTFGPTFRAENSNTTRHLAEFWMIEPEIAFANLNDDAALAERFLKYVFQAVLNECAPDMKFFEERVQKGVTERLEKFINSSFERIDYTDAITILKNAKKKKFEYTPEWGNDLQTEHERYLTEEHVGRPVVVMNYPEKIKAFYMRINEDGKTVAAMDVLAPGIGEIIGGSQREERLDVLDQRMVQFGLKPESYQWYRDLRRYGTVPHAGFGLGFERLIVYLCGLQNIRDAIPYPRVPGWAQF, encoded by the coding sequence ATGCAGGTCATCAGTGTGAAGAAGGCCCTCGCGGGTGCGGTGAGCGCGGGGGACAAGGTGGAAGTGCGGGGCTGGGTGCGCACGCGCCGGGATTCGAAGGCGGGCATCAGCTTCGTCAACGTGAGCGATGGCTCGTGCTTCGATCCCATTCAGGTCGTCGCCCCCAACACGCTGCCCAACTACGAGAAGGAGGTGCTCCACCTCACCACGGGCGCCTCCGTCATCTGCCGGGGCACCCTCGTGCAGTCCCAGGGCAAGGGGCAGACCTTCGAAGTCCAGGCCGACGAGGTGCAGGTGCTGGGGCTGGTGGATGACCCGGACACCTACCCCATCCAGCCCAAGCAGCACACGCTGGAGTTCCTGCGCGAGGTGGCCCACCTGCGCGTGCGCACCAACACCTTCAGCTCCATCACCCGCGTGCGCCACTCTGCGATGCAGGCCATCCACCGCTTCTTCCACGAGGAGGGCTTCTTCTGGGTGAACACCCCCATCATCACCGCCAGCGACGCGGAGGGCGCCGGGCAGATGTTCCGCGTCTCCACGCTGGATGCCCTCAACCCGCCCCGCACGCCCGAGGGCAAGGTGGACTGGCACAAGGACTTCTTCGGCAAGGAGGCCTATCTCACCGTCTCCGGCCAGCTCAACGTGGAGGCGTACTGCCTGGCCATGTCCAAGGTGTACACCTTCGGCCCCACCTTCCGGGCGGAGAACTCCAACACCACGCGCCACCTGGCCGAGTTCTGGATGATCGAGCCGGAGATCGCCTTCGCCAACCTGAACGACGACGCGGCGCTCGCCGAGCGCTTCCTCAAGTATGTCTTCCAGGCGGTGCTCAATGAGTGCGCCCCGGACATGAAGTTCTTCGAGGAGCGCGTGCAGAAGGGCGTCACCGAGCGGCTGGAGAAGTTCATCAACTCCAGCTTCGAGCGCATCGACTACACGGACGCCATCACCATCCTGAAGAACGCCAAGAAGAAGAAGTTCGAGTACACGCCCGAGTGGGGCAATGACTTGCAGACCGAGCACGAGCGCTACCTCACCGAGGAGCACGTGGGCCGGCCTGTGGTCGTCATGAACTACCCGGAGAAGATCAAGGCCTTCTACATGCGCATCAACGAGGACGGGAAGACCGTCGCGGCGATGGACGTGCTGGCCCCGGGCATCGGCGAAATCATCGGCGGCAGCCAGCGCGAGGAGCGCCTGGACGTGCTCGACCAGCGCATGGTGCAGTTCGGCCTCAAGCCCGAGAGCTACCAGTGGTACCGCGACCTGCGGCGCTACGGCACCGTGCCCCACGCAGGCTTCGGCCTCGGCTTCGAGCGCCTCATCGTCTACCTGTGCGGCCTGCAGAACATCCGCGACGCCATCCCCTACCCGCGCGTGCCGGGCTGGGCGCAGTTCTAA
- a CDS encoding LysR family transcriptional regulator translates to MNQLLAMRAFVRVVETGSFSRAADQLALPRSTVSKLLGDLEKHLGIKLMHRTTRAVAATPDGLEYYSHAMRLLAELDAVDNAVRGKRLKPSGRLRIDAPVSFSTCLLIPALADFRREYPGISIALGISDRTVNIVGEGVDCVIRAGGLDSMTMRARKVADLQYVTCASPAYLERMGVPSSPLDLQDHHLKAGYFFAATGKPEPLLFERGAERHAIGNCAFSTNEGNGLLAMILAGLGIGQHLRRIVQPYMDAGELVPVLEGWSRPALPLHVIYPPNRHKNTRLQVFIDWVIQTFREEASVA, encoded by the coding sequence ATGAACCAACTTTTGGCGATGCGGGCTTTCGTGCGGGTGGTGGAGACCGGCTCCTTCAGCCGCGCCGCGGACCAGCTGGCGCTGCCACGCTCAACGGTCAGCAAGCTGCTGGGTGATCTCGAAAAGCATCTCGGCATCAAGCTGATGCATCGAACCACCCGCGCGGTCGCGGCCACGCCGGACGGGCTGGAGTACTACAGCCATGCCATGCGGCTGCTTGCCGAACTGGACGCGGTAGACAACGCGGTGCGCGGCAAGAGGCTCAAGCCCAGCGGACGCCTGAGAATCGATGCGCCCGTCTCTTTTTCCACCTGCCTGCTGATCCCTGCGCTGGCGGATTTCCGTCGCGAGTATCCCGGCATCAGCATCGCTTTGGGCATCAGCGACCGAACCGTCAATATCGTGGGCGAAGGCGTGGACTGCGTGATCCGCGCGGGTGGACTCGACAGCATGACGATGAGGGCGCGCAAGGTCGCTGACCTTCAGTACGTCACCTGCGCGTCCCCCGCCTATCTGGAGCGCATGGGCGTTCCCTCGTCTCCCCTCGACCTTCAGGACCACCATCTCAAGGCAGGCTACTTCTTTGCCGCGACGGGCAAGCCGGAGCCCTTGCTCTTCGAGCGTGGCGCCGAGCGGCATGCCATTGGCAACTGCGCATTCTCGACCAATGAGGGGAACGGCCTGCTGGCCATGATTCTGGCGGGCCTGGGCATCGGGCAGCACCTTCGGCGCATCGTGCAGCCTTATATGGACGCTGGCGAGCTGGTGCCCGTGCTGGAAGGCTGGTCCCGGCCCGCCCTTCCGCTTCATGTCATCTATCCGCCCAACCGGCATAAAAACACGAGGCTGCAGGTGTTCATCGATTGGGTGATTCAGACCTTCAGGGAAGAAGCCAGCGTGGCCTGA
- a CDS encoding RidA family protein yields the protein MTKPEFFVTPGYGERQLKGMHYSQAVKIGDRVETSGQGGWNDHWEFPDSLAEEIAQAFRNVERTLAAAGAGWEHVVHVNSYHVSFPPVVNETMVKLFRHYMPHHAPIWTSLGVAALGDPTMRVEIRVTAIVP from the coding sequence ATGACCAAGCCCGAGTTTTTTGTCACCCCCGGCTATGGCGAACGCCAGCTCAAGGGAATGCATTATTCGCAAGCCGTGAAAATCGGAGACCGGGTGGAAACCTCCGGCCAGGGCGGCTGGAATGACCATTGGGAATTCCCTGACTCGCTCGCCGAGGAGATTGCCCAAGCCTTCCGAAACGTGGAGCGCACCCTGGCGGCCGCGGGGGCGGGCTGGGAGCACGTCGTCCACGTCAACTCCTATCACGTGAGCTTCCCGCCTGTGGTCAACGAGACCATGGTCAAGCTGTTCCGCCATTACATGCCCCACCATGCCCCCATCTGGACATCGCTGGGGGTGGCTGCGCTGGGAGATCCCACCATGCGGGTAGAAATCCGCGTGACCGCCATCGTTCCCTGA
- a CDS encoding SMP-30/gluconolactonase/LRE family protein: MAVTLACLSAAGCSDEEEPLPPPSRTGVMEIVLPGNDFYPEGIAAAADNTFYIGSVMTGQIIQVKPGSAQAEDFVAPKAIVTGVVGLHVQRDQKYLWLCSNVYGTTDAPQLIAVDRQTAQAVHRHTFPVEGSSGAGFCNEITEDSAGNLYASDSLLGRIIRVKADRREHDESAEVFIRATELAPEQGQFGLNGLAYDGQSSLYAVKTVEGTLFRIPITAAGAAGTLQAIPLDKALLGADGLQYVNGRGLIVAEQYGKAVSHIALADNRGTVTRIQEGLDEPSSLVIAEESAWVSEGQLSAITLPNSPPADLPFKVRRVPLPK, encoded by the coding sequence GTGGCAGTGACCCTGGCGTGCCTGAGCGCCGCGGGGTGCTCGGACGAGGAGGAGCCCCTCCCGCCTCCTTCACGCACGGGGGTGATGGAGATTGTCCTGCCGGGCAATGACTTCTACCCGGAGGGCATCGCGGCCGCCGCGGACAACACCTTCTACATCGGCAGCGTGATGACGGGGCAGATCATCCAGGTGAAGCCGGGCAGCGCGCAGGCCGAGGACTTCGTCGCGCCGAAGGCCATCGTGACGGGCGTGGTGGGCCTGCATGTGCAGCGGGACCAGAAGTACCTGTGGCTGTGCAGCAACGTGTACGGCACCACGGATGCGCCGCAGCTCATCGCCGTGGACCGGCAGACGGCCCAGGCGGTCCACCGGCACACCTTCCCGGTGGAGGGCAGCTCCGGGGCGGGGTTCTGCAATGAGATCACCGAGGACTCGGCCGGCAACCTATACGCGAGCGACTCCTTGCTCGGGCGCATCATCCGCGTGAAGGCGGACCGGCGAGAGCACGATGAGTCCGCCGAGGTGTTCATCCGAGCCACCGAGCTGGCGCCGGAGCAAGGGCAGTTCGGCCTCAACGGGCTTGCCTACGATGGGCAGTCCTCGCTGTACGCCGTCAAGACGGTCGAAGGGACGCTCTTCCGCATCCCCATCACGGCGGCCGGGGCCGCGGGAACCTTGCAAGCCATCCCGCTGGACAAGGCGCTCCTGGGCGCGGACGGACTGCAATACGTGAACGGGCGGGGGCTCATCGTCGCCGAGCAGTACGGCAAGGCGGTGTCGCACATCGCGCTCGCGGACAACCGGGGCACGGTGACGCGGATCCAGGAAGGGCTGGACGAGCCCTCTTCGCTGGTGATCGCCGAGGAGAGCGCCTGGGTGTCCGAGGGACAGCTCTCGGCCATCACCCTCCCCAACTCCCCGCCCGCGGATCTGCCCTTCAAGGTCCGCCGCGTTCCACTGCCGAAGTAG
- a CDS encoding helix-turn-helix transcriptional regulator — translation MHVHTRWELGLLQEGVVTTETESGLYTQGAGPMGALFFVPPHTLHAASSDPRHLPVLSGLRLETAVLERAIEGTSRHPSPLPGEVTAFADARAAHSLLRFHQRFWEGAAPLEWETWLVEAMVDVFLRRSGSPALYPLGSEVRAVRRAREYLHANAPEGVSLEDLASAVGLSKFHLARVFARDTGLPPHAYQQRLRLWRALPLLRRGVPAVEVAYSLGFADQAHFARSFKASYGMTPRRYARSA, via the coding sequence ATGCACGTGCACACCCGGTGGGAGCTCGGCCTGCTCCAAGAGGGCGTGGTCACCACGGAGACGGAGTCCGGGCTGTACACCCAGGGAGCGGGCCCCATGGGTGCCCTCTTCTTCGTGCCGCCCCACACGCTCCACGCGGCCTCCAGCGATCCGCGCCACCTGCCCGTGTTGAGCGGGCTCCGTCTGGAGACCGCCGTGCTGGAGCGCGCCATCGAAGGCACCTCCCGCCATCCAAGTCCCCTGCCGGGCGAAGTCACCGCCTTCGCGGATGCACGCGCCGCGCACAGCCTGCTGCGCTTCCATCAACGCTTCTGGGAGGGCGCCGCCCCGCTCGAGTGGGAAACATGGCTCGTGGAAGCCATGGTGGACGTCTTCTTGCGGCGCAGCGGGAGCCCCGCACTGTATCCCCTGGGCTCCGAGGTGCGAGCGGTTCGCCGCGCCCGCGAGTACCTGCACGCCAACGCTCCGGAGGGAGTGTCCCTGGAGGACCTGGCGAGCGCCGTGGGCCTGAGCAAGTTCCACCTCGCGCGGGTCTTCGCCCGGGACACCGGGCTGCCTCCGCACGCCTACCAGCAACGCCTGCGGCTGTGGCGCGCGCTGCCGCTGCTGCGCCGGGGGGTGCCCGCGGTGGAGGTGGCCTACTCGCTGGGGTTCGCGGATCAAGCCCACTTCGCCCGGAGCTTCAAGGCCTCCTATGGGATGACGCCCCGCCGCTACGCCCGGAGCGCCTGA